The following coding sequences are from one Hippopotamus amphibius kiboko isolate mHipAmp2 chromosome 9, mHipAmp2.hap2, whole genome shotgun sequence window:
- the LOC130860648 gene encoding olfactory receptor 8B3-like, whose protein sequence is MPPGNGTFVTEFILLGLTDQPDLQLPLFFLFLGMHVVTVLGNLGLIILIVLNSHLHTPMYFFLFNLSFTDLCYSSVFTPKMLVNFISKKNIISYMGCMTQLYFFSFFIISEIYILTSMAYDRYVAICKPLLYNIVMSPKVCSSLMLGSYLMAFSGAMAHTGCMLRLTFCDANIINHYFCDVHPLLQLSCTSTYVNELVVFIVVGINIIVPSLTIFISYGLILTNILHIRSMEGRSKAFSTCSSHIIAVSLFFGSCTFMYLKPSSVGSLDERKISSLFYTNVVAMMNPLIYSLRNKDVKIALQRNLSRRLL, encoded by the coding sequence ATGCCTCCTGGAAATGGCACTTTTGTAACCGAATTCATTCTTTTGGGATTAACAGACCAACCAGATCTCCAACTTCCCCTGTTCTTCCTATTCCTAGGAATGCATGTGGTCACTGTGTTGGGGAATTTGGGCTTGATAATTCTAATTGTGCTAAATTCACATCTACAtacccccatgtactttttcctctttaactTGTCCTTCACGGATCTCTGTTATTCTTCTGTGTTTACACCCAAAATGCTGGTTAACTttatatcaaagaagaatatcatTTCTTACATGGGGTGCATGACCCAGCTctactttttcagtttttttatcatttctgaaATCTATATACTGACATCAatggcctatgatcgctatgtggccatctgtaagccactTCTGTATAACATTGTCATGTCTCCTAAAGTGTGTTCCAGCCTTATGCTTGGTTCATACTTGATGGCATTTTCTGGTGCCATGGCTCACACTGGATGCATGCTGAGGCTGACCTTCTGTGATGCCAACATCATCAACCATTACTTCTGTGACGTCCACCCTCTGCTCCAGCTCTCCTGCACGAGCACCTATGTCAATGAGCTGGTAGTTTTCATCGTGGTGGGCATCAACATCATTGTGCCCAGTCTCACCATCTTTATCTCTTATGGTCTCATCCTCACCAACATCCTCCACATCCGCTCCATGGAGGGCAGGTCCAAAGCCTTCAGCACCTGCAGTTCCCACATAATTGctgtttctctgttctttggatCATGTACATTTATGTATCTCAAACCATCTTCTGTTGGATCTCTGGATGAGAGAaaaatctcttctctcttttacaCCAATGTGGTTGCCATGATGAATCCTTTAATCTACAGCTTgagaaataaagatgtgaaaattgCTCTGCAAAGAAATCTGAGTAGAAGATTGCTTTGA